One genomic window of Mycobacteriales bacterium includes the following:
- a CDS encoding ROK family glucokinase produces the protein MRLSVGVDIGGTKVAAGVVDERGNIVEHLRRATPTEDVIETEKVIADVVAELRSRHEVVAVGIGAAGWIALDRATVLFSPHLAWRNEPLRDALSERVGLPVTVENDANAAAWAEYRFGAAVDEPVVACVTLGTGIGGGLVVAGTLFRGAYGVAGEWGHMCMVPGGRRCACGNRGCWEMYASGTALARDARELAEVSPVAAHRLLQLVDGDPTRLTGQEVQAAAREGDPAAVEIFTAMGRRLGQGIADLAAVLDPSCVVIGGGVCEAGDLLLHPSREAFGETLTGRGFRPALRIELARFGAGAGLVGAADLARRRV, from the coding sequence GTGAGGCTGAGTGTCGGTGTCGATATCGGCGGCACCAAGGTTGCCGCCGGAGTGGTCGACGAGCGGGGAAACATCGTCGAGCACCTGCGGCGGGCGACTCCCACCGAGGACGTGATCGAGACCGAGAAGGTCATCGCCGACGTGGTCGCGGAGCTGCGCTCCCGGCATGAGGTGGTCGCGGTCGGGATCGGTGCGGCCGGGTGGATCGCCCTGGACCGCGCCACCGTGCTCTTCTCCCCGCACCTGGCCTGGCGTAACGAGCCGTTGCGCGACGCGCTGTCCGAGCGGGTCGGCCTCCCGGTGACGGTGGAGAACGACGCCAACGCCGCGGCCTGGGCCGAATACCGGTTCGGAGCCGCTGTCGACGAGCCGGTCGTGGCCTGCGTGACGCTGGGGACGGGCATCGGCGGCGGCCTGGTCGTGGCGGGCACCCTCTTCCGCGGCGCCTACGGCGTCGCCGGCGAGTGGGGGCACATGTGCATGGTTCCCGGCGGGCGCCGCTGCGCCTGCGGCAACCGCGGCTGCTGGGAGATGTACGCCAGCGGTACGGCGCTGGCCCGCGACGCCCGCGAGCTCGCCGAGGTCTCGCCGGTGGCCGCGCACCGGCTGCTGCAGTTGGTCGACGGCGATCCGACCCGGCTCACCGGCCAGGAGGTCCAGGCCGCCGCCCGCGAAGGCGACCCGGCGGCGGTGGAGATCTTCACCGCGATGGGCCGCCGGCTCGGGCAGGGCATCGCCGACCTCGCCGCCGTACTCGACCCGAGCTGCGTGGTGATCGGCGGCGGCGTGTGCGAAGCCGGAGACCTGTTGTTGCACCCGAGCCGGGAAGCCTTCGGTGAGACACTGACGGGTCGCGGTTTCCGGCCCGCGTTGCGGATCGAACTGGCCCGCTTCGGCGCCGGCGCCGGTCTGGTCGGTGCCGCCGACCTCGCCCGCCGCCGCGTCTGA
- a CDS encoding ArsA family ATPase: MRVLLFTGKGGVGKTTAAAATAALAARRGHKTLVLSTDRAHSLADAIGAPLTAVPTEIDPGLFGVQVDAQARFEATWSGVQAWLTGLFARGGADSLLAEELAVLPGADELMALLEVRDQVAGGQFDVVVVDCAPTAETLRLLALPQALGWYVERVFPTHRRVVRTMRPMLHGLGATEGMPDDAVFEAAARLHADLAQVQALLTDPEITSVRLVLTPESVVVAEARRTYTALALYGYPVDAVVANRIVPDGDDPWRAAWAASQTRQLERVEESFTGLPVHRAPYRATEPIGLAALTEVGEELYGDADPLAFSAPAETSTVYADGDDYVLSMPLPLAEAGDLDLARSGDELILTVAGRRRLLALPSGLRRCAVAGAGLTDGTLRVRFQPDPQVWPT; this comes from the coding sequence ATGCGAGTGCTGCTGTTCACCGGCAAAGGCGGCGTCGGGAAGACCACCGCCGCGGCGGCGACCGCCGCGCTGGCCGCGCGCCGCGGCCACAAGACCCTGGTCCTCTCCACCGACCGGGCGCATTCCCTCGCCGACGCGATCGGCGCGCCGCTGACCGCCGTACCGACCGAGATCGATCCCGGTCTCTTCGGGGTTCAGGTCGACGCGCAGGCGCGGTTCGAAGCCACCTGGAGCGGGGTGCAGGCCTGGCTGACCGGCCTGTTCGCCCGCGGGGGAGCGGACAGCCTGCTGGCCGAGGAACTCGCGGTGCTTCCCGGTGCCGACGAACTGATGGCACTGCTCGAAGTGCGCGACCAGGTCGCCGGCGGCCAGTTCGACGTCGTGGTCGTCGACTGTGCACCCACCGCGGAGACGCTGCGGCTGCTGGCGTTGCCGCAGGCGCTCGGCTGGTACGTCGAACGCGTGTTCCCGACCCATCGCCGCGTCGTCCGGACGATGCGCCCGATGCTGCACGGGCTCGGTGCCACCGAAGGGATGCCCGACGACGCCGTGTTCGAGGCCGCGGCGCGGCTGCACGCCGATCTGGCGCAGGTGCAGGCGTTGCTTACCGACCCGGAGATCACGTCGGTGCGTTTGGTGCTCACCCCCGAGTCGGTCGTGGTCGCCGAGGCGCGCCGTACCTATACCGCTCTCGCGTTGTACGGCTACCCGGTCGACGCGGTCGTCGCCAACCGGATCGTGCCGGACGGTGACGACCCGTGGCGGGCCGCCTGGGCGGCGAGCCAGACCCGCCAGCTCGAGCGGGTCGAGGAGTCCTTCACCGGCCTGCCGGTGCACCGCGCGCCCTACCGGGCGACCGAGCCGATCGGGCTCGCGGCGCTGACCGAGGTCGGCGAAGAGCTCTACGGCGACGCCGACCCGCTCGCCTTCTCCGCACCCGCGGAGACGTCGACGGTCTACGCCGACGGTGACGACTACGTGCTGTCGATGCCGCTGCCGCTCGCCGAGGCGGGCGACCTCGACCTGGCCAGGAGCGGCGACGAGCTGATCCTGACCGTGGCCGGCCGGCGTCGGCTGCTGGCGCTGCCCAGCGGGCTGCGGCGGTGTGCGGTGGCCGGCGCGGGCCTGACCGACGGGACGTTACGGGTGCGGTTCCAGCCGGATCCGCAGGTGTGGCCGACATGA
- a CDS encoding SRPBCC family protein, with protein sequence MADPSSQSIVIDAAPADVMAVIADFAAYPQWTGSVKFCEVQDVYPDGRGETVHFVIDAGMVKDDYVLRYDWSDDGAVSWELVRGQLQKAQHGSYRLVAEAGSTRVTYTLAVDLNVPMLGVLRRKAEKVIMDTALKELKRRVEG encoded by the coding sequence ATGGCCGACCCGTCCTCCCAGTCCATCGTCATCGACGCCGCACCCGCCGACGTCATGGCGGTGATCGCGGATTTCGCGGCCTACCCGCAGTGGACCGGGTCGGTGAAGTTCTGCGAGGTCCAGGATGTCTATCCGGACGGACGGGGCGAGACAGTGCACTTCGTCATCGACGCCGGGATGGTCAAGGACGACTACGTCCTGCGTTACGACTGGTCCGACGACGGCGCGGTGTCGTGGGAACTGGTGCGCGGGCAGCTGCAGAAGGCCCAGCACGGGTCCTACCGGCTCGTGGCCGAGGCCGGCTCCACCCGGGTCACCTATACCTTGGCCGTCGATCTCAACGTGCCGATGCTCGGCGTACTCCGGCGCAAGGCCGAGAAGGTGATCATGGATACCGCGCTCAAGGAACTCAAGCGGCGCGTCGAGGGCTGA
- a CDS encoding metallophosphoesterase, protein MRVHVVSDVHGQVEALARAGVGADALVCLGDLLCYVDYADHSAGVMGGLFGAETVSRFVELRTAQRFEEATALMRSRWETLDADRETVIEDAVRRQYAALFAAMPDPTYATYGNVDVPRLWPEFARDGVHVLDGQTATLDGRVFGFVGGGLRTPYRTPYERTEEEYAEKVAALGAVDVLCAHIPPAVPELVYDVVARRFERGSEAVLDAIRDTQPELVLFGHVHQPLQARIRIGRTECINVGHFRGRGTPYVLSW, encoded by the coding sequence ATGCGGGTCCACGTGGTGTCCGACGTGCACGGCCAGGTCGAGGCCCTGGCCCGCGCCGGCGTCGGTGCCGACGCGCTGGTCTGCCTGGGTGACCTGCTCTGCTACGTCGACTACGCGGACCATTCCGCCGGCGTGATGGGCGGGCTGTTCGGGGCCGAGACGGTGTCCCGCTTCGTCGAGTTGCGCACCGCGCAGCGGTTCGAGGAGGCCACGGCGTTGATGCGGTCGCGGTGGGAGACGCTCGACGCCGACCGCGAGACCGTGATCGAGGACGCCGTACGCCGGCAGTACGCCGCGTTGTTCGCGGCCATGCCCGACCCGACCTACGCGACCTACGGCAACGTCGACGTGCCCCGGCTGTGGCCGGAGTTCGCCCGCGACGGGGTGCACGTTCTCGACGGGCAGACCGCGACCCTCGACGGGCGGGTGTTCGGGTTCGTCGGCGGCGGCCTGCGGACGCCGTACCGCACTCCCTACGAGCGCACCGAGGAGGAGTACGCCGAGAAGGTGGCCGCACTCGGCGCCGTCGACGTGCTCTGCGCGCACATCCCGCCGGCGGTGCCCGAGTTGGTCTACGACGTCGTCGCCCGCCGGTTCGAGCGGGGCAGCGAGGCGGTGCTCGACGCCATCCGCGACACGCAGCCGGAGCTGGTGCTCTTCGGGCACGTGCACCAGCCGCTGCAGGCACGCATCCGGATCGGACGTACTGAGTGCATCAACGTCGGCCACTTCCGGGGCCGGGGTACGCCGTACGTCCTGTCGTGGTGA
- a CDS encoding polyketide cyclase / dehydrase and lipid transport yields MPQVDLIDETFLLAGPAVLSPVIHDERRWRRWWPDLRLTVSEDRAERGIRWLVDGPFVGTMEVWLEPVGDGVVAHYYLRVDPADGRVLSARESTKEAERRARRAKQVFWSVRDEVESGRAAGEP; encoded by the coding sequence GTGCCCCAGGTCGATCTGATCGACGAGACGTTTCTCCTCGCGGGTCCGGCCGTGCTCTCGCCGGTCATCCACGACGAGCGGCGATGGCGCAGGTGGTGGCCGGATCTGCGGCTCACCGTGTCCGAGGACCGGGCCGAGCGGGGGATCCGCTGGCTGGTCGACGGACCGTTCGTGGGCACCATGGAGGTGTGGCTCGAGCCGGTCGGCGACGGCGTCGTGGCGCACTACTACCTGCGGGTCGACCCGGCCGACGGCCGGGTGCTGTCGGCCCGGGAGTCGACGAAGGAGGCGGAACGTCGGGCCCGGCGCGCAAAGCAGGTGTTCTGGTCGGTCCGGGACGAAGTCGAATCCGGCCGTGCCGCGGGCGAGCCGTAG
- a CDS encoding AMP-dependent synthetase/ligase — protein sequence MREFSAPPAVTVPDDARLTDVVFDHAASDPDLVSFSRRRGGRWVDVTAADFAAEVTGVAKGLLAAGIGAGDRVAVMSATRYEWTLLDYAIWTAGAISVPIYETSSAEQVRWTLGDSGAVAAVVETAAHAAIVASVAGDLPKLHHVWTIDSGGVAALTTGGTDVADREVEQRRRAVRLDDLATIIYTSGTTGRPKGCELTQRNLLTEVMTAVGGLPPLFRPGAATLLFLPIAHVLGRVIQCGAIYAKVRLGHTADVKNLLEDLREFRPTFILAVPRVFEKVYNTAKQRAHIEGKGRIFDVAERVAVRYSQALDDDRVPVMLDLQHRVFDRLVYSRLRAALGGQCTAAISGGAPLGARLGHFFRGIGLPVFEGYGLTESTAACCLNLEGAVKIGTVGRPIPGVSIRIAGDGEILLKGDVISDRYWQNDEATEQSRTDGWFRTGDIGDLDDDGFLRITGRKKELIVTAGGKNVAPAALEDRLRAHPLISQCMVVGDNRPYIAALITLDPDALPAWRDSHGKPADSTAGSLRDDPDLNTEIQRAVDQANAAVSRAEGIRRFRIVPDDFTVESGELTPSLKLKRTVVLERHDDDMVELYG from the coding sequence GTGCGCGAGTTCTCCGCCCCACCGGCGGTCACCGTCCCCGACGACGCCCGGCTCACCGACGTGGTGTTCGACCACGCCGCGTCCGACCCCGACCTGGTGTCGTTCAGCCGCCGCCGTGGCGGCCGCTGGGTCGACGTGACCGCGGCCGATTTCGCGGCCGAGGTCACCGGTGTCGCCAAGGGCCTGCTGGCCGCCGGGATCGGCGCCGGCGACCGGGTCGCGGTGATGTCGGCGACGCGCTACGAGTGGACGCTGCTCGACTACGCGATCTGGACCGCCGGGGCGATCTCGGTGCCGATCTACGAGACCTCCAGCGCCGAGCAGGTGCGCTGGACCCTCGGCGACTCGGGCGCGGTCGCGGCCGTCGTCGAGACCGCGGCGCATGCTGCCATCGTCGCCTCGGTCGCCGGCGACCTGCCGAAGCTCCACCACGTCTGGACGATCGACAGCGGCGGGGTCGCCGCACTGACCACCGGCGGCACCGACGTGGCCGACCGTGAGGTGGAGCAGCGCCGGCGCGCCGTCCGGCTCGACGACCTCGCGACGATCATCTACACCAGCGGCACGACCGGGCGGCCCAAGGGCTGCGAGTTGACGCAGCGCAATCTGCTCACCGAGGTGATGACCGCGGTCGGGGGGCTGCCGCCGTTGTTCCGCCCGGGCGCCGCCACCCTGCTGTTCCTGCCGATCGCGCACGTACTGGGCCGGGTCATCCAGTGCGGCGCCATCTACGCCAAGGTGCGGCTCGGCCACACCGCCGACGTGAAAAACCTGCTGGAGGATCTGCGCGAATTCCGGCCGACGTTCATCCTCGCCGTACCCCGCGTCTTCGAGAAGGTCTACAACACCGCGAAGCAGCGCGCGCACATCGAGGGCAAGGGACGGATCTTCGACGTCGCGGAGCGGGTCGCGGTCCGCTACAGCCAGGCGCTCGACGACGACCGGGTACCCGTAATGCTCGACCTGCAGCACCGGGTCTTCGACCGACTCGTCTACTCCCGGCTGCGGGCGGCACTCGGCGGGCAATGCACGGCGGCGATCTCGGGCGGTGCCCCGCTGGGCGCCCGGCTTGGCCACTTCTTCCGCGGGATCGGGCTACCGGTCTTCGAGGGTTACGGGCTGACGGAGAGCACGGCCGCCTGCTGCCTCAACCTCGAGGGTGCGGTGAAGATCGGCACGGTCGGCCGGCCCATCCCCGGTGTCAGCATCCGGATCGCCGGCGACGGCGAGATCCTGCTCAAGGGCGATGTGATCTCCGACCGCTACTGGCAGAACGACGAGGCCACCGAGCAGTCGCGCACCGACGGCTGGTTCCGCACCGGCGACATCGGCGACCTCGACGACGACGGCTTCCTCCGCATCACCGGACGGAAGAAGGAGCTCATCGTCACGGCCGGCGGGAAAAACGTCGCCCCGGCCGCGCTCGAGGACCGGCTGCGGGCGCACCCCCTGATCAGCCAGTGCATGGTCGTGGGCGACAACCGCCCGTACATCGCCGCGCTGATCACCCTCGACCCGGACGCGCTCCCGGCGTGGCGGGACAGTCACGGCAAGCCCGCCGACTCCACCGCGGGCAGTCTGCGGGACGACCCGGACCTCAACACCGAGATCCAGCGCGCGGTGGACCAGGCGAACGCCGCGGTGTCGCGCGCTGAGGGGATCCGCCGGTTCCGCATCGTGCCCGACGATTTCACCGTCGAGTCCGGCGAGCTCACCCCGTCGTTGAAGCTCAAGCGCACCGTCGTGCTCGAACGCCACGACGACGACATGGTCGAGTTGTACGGCTGA